Proteins encoded by one window of uncultured Ilyobacter sp.:
- a CDS encoding secondary thiamine-phosphate synthase enzyme YjbQ, whose translation MEIIEFKTSGKCEMVDITKRIKEAVYKNRWSDGILVVFSMHTTGGITINESYDPDVQHDLIEALEKMVPDLNFRHMEGNSDAHLKTSLVGAESTLIIEKGKLLLGIWQGVYFCEFDGGRERRVLLKFIGK comes from the coding sequence ATGGAAATTATCGAATTTAAGACAAGTGGAAAATGTGAAATGGTGGATATAACCAAAAGAATAAAAGAAGCAGTTTATAAAAACAGATGGAGTGATGGAATCCTGGTTGTTTTTTCTATGCACACCACAGGAGGGATCACTATAAATGAATCTTATGATCCTGATGTGCAGCATGACCTGATAGAGGCCTTAGAAAAGATGGTTCCTGATCTAAACTTCAGGCATATGGAGGGGAATTCTGATGCTCACCTGAAAACTAGTTTGGTAGGTGCAGAAAGCACTCTTATAATAGAAAAGGGTAAACTTCTCTTGGGAATCTGGCAGGGAGTTTATTTTTGTGAGTTTGACGGGGGCAGGGAAAGGCGGGTTCTTTTGAAATTCATAGGTAAATAA
- the aroA gene encoding 3-phosphoshikimate 1-carboxyvinyltransferase gives MDIKIIPGKLNGEVIIPPSKSLSHRAIIAGAMAKGKSSVTNLIMSDDIEATIEAMEALGVSISKGEHEVEIEGTGTLVRKKSTINCRESGSTVRFLVPISLLAEGEVKFIGEGRLAKRPLTTFFNIFNDFDVKYERGEDYLPLTIKGKLTGGRYKMKGNVSSQFITGLMYTLPKLKEDSVIEITTPLESIGYVDLTLDMLKKSGIEIENRDYREFHIKGNQEFKPVNYRVEGDYSQGAFWMVAATLGARLDCIGLEKESLQGDKEILDIITKMGGTVKNTAKGLTSEFTKTKGAVIDLSQCPDLGPIVTVMASVSEGETRIVNAQRLRIKESDRITAMVTELNKVGADITETEDGMIIRGVKKLKGGAKVSSWNDHRIAMAMAVASTQCEEPIIIEGAESVKKSYPHFWEHFKQLGGKVEVL, from the coding sequence ATGGATATCAAAATAATACCTGGGAAGTTAAATGGTGAGGTTATAATACCACCTTCAAAAAGTCTTTCTCACAGAGCGATAATAGCAGGGGCTATGGCTAAAGGAAAGAGCAGTGTAACAAATCTTATTATGTCAGATGATATAGAGGCTACGATAGAGGCGATGGAAGCTTTAGGGGTTAGTATTTCTAAGGGGGAACATGAGGTAGAGATAGAGGGGACAGGAACCCTTGTAAGGAAAAAAAGTACAATCAACTGCAGAGAATCAGGTTCTACCGTAAGATTTCTTGTGCCCATCTCACTGTTAGCCGAGGGAGAAGTGAAATTCATAGGTGAGGGTAGGCTAGCTAAAAGACCTCTCACAACTTTTTTCAATATCTTCAACGATTTTGATGTTAAATACGAAAGAGGAGAGGACTACCTTCCTCTGACTATAAAGGGGAAACTTACCGGTGGAAGATATAAGATGAAGGGAAATGTGAGCTCACAGTTTATCACCGGACTTATGTATACACTTCCAAAGTTAAAAGAAGATTCTGTAATAGAGATAACAACACCTCTAGAGTCTATAGGATATGTGGATCTTACTCTGGATATGCTTAAAAAATCTGGAATTGAAATCGAAAACAGAGACTACAGAGAGTTTCATATAAAAGGAAATCAGGAATTTAAACCTGTGAATTACCGTGTAGAGGGAGATTATTCTCAAGGGGCATTCTGGATGGTAGCGGCGACTCTAGGAGCTAGATTAGACTGCATAGGGCTTGAAAAAGAGTCTCTCCAAGGGGATAAAGAGATTCTTGACATAATAACAAAAATGGGCGGTACAGTTAAAAATACAGCTAAAGGTCTCACATCGGAATTCACAAAAACAAAGGGTGCAGTGATCGACCTGTCACAGTGTCCTGATCTAGGGCCTATCGTAACTGTAATGGCATCAGTAAGTGAAGGGGAGACAAGAATAGTAAATGCTCAGAGACTTCGTATAAAAGAATCTGACAGAATTACAGCTATGGTTACTGAGCTAAATAAAGTAGGGGCAGACATAACAGAAACAGAAGATGGTATGATCATAAGAGGGGTAAAAAAATTAAAAGGTGGCGCAAAGGTATCTAGCTGGAATGACCACAGGATAGCGATGGCAATGGCCGTAGCTTCTACTCAGTGTGAAGAGCCTATAATTATAGAGGGTGCAGAGTCAGTGAAAAAATCTTACCCTCATTTCTGGGAGCACTTTAAACAGCTAGGCGGAAAGGTCGAGGTATTATAA
- a CDS encoding GGDEF domain-containing protein, protein MKTNPVLLDMEFSNSLWRAAIIPRNGWKNSAEKFIVKFAVSILLTLSGSLLLYNNIISRFKLKKQVIHDHLTGLYTGAFLDEFYQLAFEKGKRNNTKVLILLLDINKFKSINDTYGHKAGDEFLIIIPDIGDISDVKIIKERIRKAVTLDYHYQNKKIKILSSIGSAVYPTDETDFDKLTHFADEDIEDKFK, encoded by the coding sequence GTGAAAACTAATCCTGTGCTACTAGATATGGAATTTAGCAACTCCCTATGGAGGGCAGCTATTATTCCGAGAAATGGGTGGAAAAATTCCGCTGAAAAATTTATAGTGAAATTTGCCGTGTCGATTTTATTGACCTTATCAGGGTCACTGCTTCTTTACAACAACATAATTTCAAGATTCAAACTTAAAAAGCAGGTGATTCATGATCACCTTACCGGGCTTTATACCGGGGCTTTCCTTGATGAGTTCTACCAGCTGGCATTTGAAAAGGGCAAAAGAAATAATACCAAGGTTCTCATATTACTTCTAGATATAAATAAGTTTAAAAGTATAAATGATACCTATGGACACAAGGCAGGAGACGAGTTTCTCATTATTATCCCAGATATAGGGGATATCTCAGATGTAAAAATTATAAAAGAGAGAATAAGAAAAGCAGTCACCCTAGATTACCATTATCAGAATAAAAAAATAAAAATTCTCTCTAGCATAGGAAGTGCTGTTTATCCTACAGACGAAACTGATTTTGACAAACTGACCCATTTTGCCGATGAAGATATAGAAGACAAATTCAAGTAA
- a CDS encoding prephenate dehydrogenase has translation MRIAVVGLGLIGASVSKGLLDNGHEVYGVDIDQDAINYCEKNKLVSKGFSDMGEVLERCEIVLFSVYPKTMISLTEKYIDKFKTGTIVTDVSGVKKEVVAKMQRLLPPGVEFVGVHPMAGREKIGAEYSDPNIFKGANYIITPTEENSQAALDLLKAIGVELGFKKISYLTPERHDEMIAFTSQLTHAIAVALVNSDKDPDTYNFTGDSYRELTRIAMINADLWSELFLENKENLINRIEEFQERLDIIKKALKNNDRKTLIEEFEKSTKKRLTLEK, from the coding sequence ATGAGGATAGCAGTTGTAGGTCTAGGGTTGATAGGAGCCTCTGTATCAAAGGGACTTCTTGATAATGGTCATGAGGTGTATGGAGTGGACATAGACCAAGATGCCATAAACTACTGTGAAAAAAATAAGCTTGTATCAAAGGGTTTTTCCGACATGGGAGAGGTACTAGAGAGATGTGAAATTGTACTTTTTTCGGTATATCCCAAAACAATGATAAGCCTCACTGAGAAATATATAGATAAATTTAAAACCGGAACAATAGTAACAGATGTGAGCGGGGTAAAAAAGGAGGTCGTTGCAAAAATGCAGCGACTACTTCCACCAGGTGTTGAATTTGTGGGAGTTCATCCAATGGCCGGCCGTGAAAAAATCGGGGCAGAGTATTCTGACCCCAATATTTTCAAGGGAGCAAACTATATAATAACACCTACAGAAGAAAACAGCCAAGCTGCCCTAGACCTTTTAAAAGCTATAGGGGTAGAGCTTGGATTCAAAAAAATAAGTTATCTGACTCCTGAAAGGCACGATGAGATGATAGCTTTTACAAGTCAGCTGACCCATGCAATAGCGGTGGCTCTTGTAAACAGTGATAAGGATCCCGATACATATAATTTCACCGGAGATTCCTACAGGGAGCTTACCAGAATAGCCATGATAAATGCTGACCTGTGGAGCGAGCTTTTTTTGGAAAACAAAGAAAATCTTATAAATAGAATCGAGGAATTTCAAGAAAGATTGGATATAATAAAAAAGGCACTGAAAAACAATGATAGAAAAACTCTCATTGAGGAGTTTGAGAAATCTACTAAAAAAAGACTTACTTTGGAAAAATAG
- a CDS encoding DJ-1 family glyoxalase III, producing MKKVYILLAEGFETIEALAPVDILRRCGIEVVTLSIGDSKKVISSQNIPIEADKLLSSEDYLDGDMLVLPGGSPGYQNLGKSSKVIELSKEYLNSSEKFLGAICAAPSVLEAAGLLKGKKIICHYGVKDLIKDGVLVDEKVIQDGNLITASGAGLGIDFGLKLAEVLVGREKVEEVKKKMTII from the coding sequence ATGAAAAAAGTTTATATTTTACTTGCAGAAGGTTTTGAAACCATAGAGGCCCTTGCACCTGTAGATATCCTCAGAAGATGCGGTATAGAGGTTGTCACCCTTTCTATCGGTGATTCAAAAAAGGTTATATCATCACAAAATATTCCTATAGAGGCTGACAAACTCCTCTCTTCAGAAGATTATTTAGACGGAGATATGTTAGTGCTTCCAGGAGGATCTCCTGGATATCAGAACTTAGGTAAGTCTTCTAAAGTCATTGAACTTTCTAAAGAATATTTAAATTCTTCTGAAAAATTTTTAGGTGCTATCTGCGCAGCTCCATCAGTCTTAGAGGCTGCAGGATTGTTGAAAGGGAAAAAAATCATCTGTCATTACGGAGTAAAAGACCTCATAAAAGATGGTGTTTTGGTAGATGAAAAAGTTATTCAGGACGGAAACTTAATTACGGCAAGCGGTGCAGGCCTAGGGATAGATTTTGGACTGAAACTTGCAGAAGTATTGGTGGGACGAGAAAAGGTAGAAGAGGTAAAAAAGAAAATGACTATAATATAA
- a CDS encoding sensor histidine kinase, translating into MKLENKIRVYILTLLTLSLVITSGLFIKRELRLIEDKVQGNLKNVSSLVARDPFIQKNLYEKNADLIQNYVEKTMGSLEGIDLIVVADMDGKRFSHVDREKVGKYFVGGDEKKVIETGESYFSKAKGTLGISIRRFEPVEYRGRQVGFVTVGKLYWKIQKVKRGVIVYFTSALVMVILLSFIPASTLSHSIKKELKGFEPNEIGKIYEEKKTIFESIHEGILAIDQKGKITRMNRAAESILKDSRIDKLKKIAEETIETGHGIYDREIDLQKKKVFINSIPIFKNETPLGVVLTMRDSEEVNKRAKEITGFSQLIDSLRANIHEFKNKLHVILGLLELNEVDEAIKYICKLEDEVGASRFENADINDSILLALLTGKLNTAMEKGVKLKLIKGTYLMSDHGRITTSDLVIIVGNLIENALEACDRSVRNGIEVYLKESEDDILIMVLDTGRPIPFDVEKIFEKGVSSKKGDTRGSGLALVKEKIDLYGGEMLVNQRERTKTFKIRIYKGDIDDKSYNS; encoded by the coding sequence ATGAAGCTGGAAAACAAGATAAGAGTTTACATATTGACCTTGTTGACATTGAGCCTGGTGATAACATCAGGCCTTTTTATTAAGAGGGAACTGAGACTTATAGAGGATAAAGTGCAAGGGAATCTAAAGAATGTCTCTTCTCTTGTGGCCAGAGACCCCTTTATTCAGAAAAATCTCTATGAAAAAAATGCTGACTTAATACAAAATTATGTGGAAAAAACCATGGGCTCCCTAGAGGGAATAGACCTCATAGTTGTAGCAGATATGGATGGGAAGCGATTTTCCCACGTAGACAGAGAAAAAGTGGGGAAATATTTTGTAGGAGGAGATGAAAAAAAAGTAATAGAAACAGGAGAAAGTTATTTTTCAAAGGCCAAGGGAACTTTGGGAATATCCATAAGAAGATTTGAGCCTGTAGAGTATAGGGGGAGACAGGTAGGCTTTGTGACAGTAGGGAAGTTGTACTGGAAAATTCAAAAGGTGAAAAGAGGAGTGATAGTTTATTTTACGTCGGCTCTTGTTATGGTTATACTTTTGAGTTTTATACCGGCCTCAACACTTTCTCACAGCATAAAAAAGGAACTTAAGGGATTTGAACCCAATGAGATAGGTAAGATATACGAGGAGAAGAAAACAATATTTGAAAGCATCCATGAGGGGATATTGGCTATAGATCAGAAGGGGAAGATCACACGGATGAACAGGGCGGCTGAATCCATACTGAAGGACAGCAGAATTGATAAACTAAAGAAAATTGCTGAAGAGACTATTGAAACTGGGCATGGGATATATGATAGAGAGATCGATCTTCAGAAGAAAAAAGTATTCATAAATTCTATACCTATCTTTAAAAATGAAACTCCCCTGGGAGTGGTGCTCACCATGAGGGACAGTGAAGAGGTGAATAAAAGGGCAAAAGAGATAACTGGATTCTCACAGCTCATAGATTCCCTCAGGGCAAATATCCACGAGTTCAAAAACAAGCTTCATGTGATATTAGGACTCCTGGAGCTTAATGAGGTAGATGAAGCTATAAAATATATATGCAAACTAGAAGATGAGGTCGGGGCATCTAGATTTGAAAATGCCGATATAAATGACTCTATACTTCTGGCTCTTCTAACTGGTAAGCTGAATACAGCCATGGAAAAGGGTGTGAAACTGAAATTAATCAAGGGTACCTATCTTATGTCTGACCACGGAAGGATAACCACCAGTGATCTTGTAATAATAGTGGGAAATCTCATAGAAAATGCACTAGAAGCCTGTGATAGGTCGGTGAGAAACGGTATAGAGGTCTATCTGAAAGAAAGTGAGGATGACATCCTCATAATGGTTTTAGATACAGGGAGACCCATACCCTTTGATGTGGAAAAGATATTTGAAAAGGGAGTGTCTTCTAAGAAGGGAGATACAAGGGGATCTGGACTGGCTCTTGTAAAAGAGAAAATAGACCTTTATGGCGGAGAGATGCTGGTTAATCAGAGAGAGAGAACAAAGACATTTAAAATAAGAATCTACAAAGGAGATATTGATGATAAAAGTTATAATAGTTGA
- a CDS encoding 2-hydroxycarboxylate transporter family protein, whose product MQNTGVLEEAQSSQYKLMGIEMKYFIPITIVVFAATYLGALPKGMLGAFPLMMILGVILNEIGNRTPIVKDYFGGGPIVIIFASAALISYGVIPENGKNIMTSFMKGEGFLNFYIAALITGSILGMNRKLLIKAALRYLPVIIGGVACATLFTGVTGALLGYGFRKAIFYIAIPIMGGGMGAGAVPLAQMFGQAMSKDPAELLSVMVPAVALGNAVAIVVGGVLSKIGKKNKALSGDGKLLKDQTNDIGGHEKEAELKISFENMGKGLLFACTFFILGTLLAKYINLHPYALMILSVAAVKAAGLIKREYEQCAAQWFQFIMKNFTPALLVGIGVAYTSLDAVIKAFSPTYILLVFTTIIGAVVGTAVIGHLLGFYMIEGSITAGLCMANMGGTGDVAVLSAADRMELMPFAQISSRIGGAFMLILTSALLKFFL is encoded by the coding sequence ATGCAGAATACAGGTGTTTTAGAAGAAGCTCAAAGCAGTCAGTACAAACTTATGGGGATAGAGATGAAATATTTTATCCCGATCACAATTGTCGTCTTTGCAGCGACATATCTAGGAGCTTTACCTAAGGGGATGCTCGGAGCATTTCCACTGATGATGATACTAGGAGTAATCTTAAATGAGATAGGGAATAGAACCCCTATAGTAAAAGACTATTTCGGTGGAGGGCCTATTGTCATAATATTTGCCTCTGCAGCACTTATCTCCTACGGTGTTATTCCAGAAAATGGCAAAAACATAATGACCTCCTTTATGAAGGGGGAAGGATTTCTAAACTTCTATATAGCTGCCCTTATCACAGGTAGTATTTTGGGGATGAACAGAAAGCTTCTGATCAAGGCGGCACTCAGATATCTTCCGGTGATCATCGGCGGGGTGGCATGTGCCACTCTCTTCACAGGTGTTACAGGAGCCCTTCTCGGCTACGGATTTAGAAAAGCGATATTCTACATCGCCATACCAATTATGGGTGGAGGTATGGGGGCAGGTGCAGTACCTCTAGCTCAGATGTTTGGTCAGGCTATGAGCAAAGACCCTGCAGAACTCCTTTCTGTAATGGTTCCTGCTGTTGCCCTAGGGAATGCCGTGGCAATAGTGGTAGGTGGAGTCTTGAGTAAAATCGGGAAGAAAAACAAGGCTCTCAGCGGAGACGGAAAACTTCTCAAAGATCAAACCAACGATATAGGGGGACATGAAAAAGAAGCAGAACTTAAAATCAGTTTTGAAAATATGGGGAAAGGACTATTGTTTGCCTGTACCTTCTTTATTCTAGGAACACTCCTTGCAAAATATATAAATCTGCATCCCTATGCTCTTATGATTTTGTCCGTAGCTGCAGTAAAGGCAGCGGGTCTCATAAAAAGGGAGTATGAACAGTGTGCTGCACAATGGTTCCAGTTTATAATGAAAAACTTTACTCCTGCTCTGCTTGTGGGTATAGGAGTGGCATATACAAGTCTTGATGCAGTTATAAAGGCATTCAGCCCTACTTATATCCTTCTTGTATTTACAACAATAATAGGAGCAGTGGTAGGAACAGCAGTAATAGGACATTTATTGGGATTCTATATGATAGAGGGCTCTATCACAGCTGGCCTTTGTATGGCAAACATGGGTGGGACAGGAGATGTGGCGGTACTTTCTGCTGCAGACAGGATGGAACTTATGCCATTTGCTCAGATATCATCAAGAATCGGTGGAGCCTTTATGCTCATTCTCACATCGGCACTGCTGAAATTCTTTTTGTAG
- a CDS encoding response regulator, which yields MIKVIIVEDDPMVKMITEKFVSSTGEFKVEASFGDGEAAYEYISQGKGDLLILDMYLPGMNGLTLLKNLRENEMWIETIFVTAASNLEDIEKASQLGALDYLIKPFNFARLRSSFKKYLDKKETTYGKESLTQEEIDKIFLGDKKNVVTCKGIHESTLNKIMCILEEDRSKEWSTKEVAERVESSVVTVKKYLDYLTETGKVESTLHYKSVGRPQYKYKITI from the coding sequence ATGATAAAAGTTATAATAGTTGAAGATGATCCCATGGTGAAGATGATAACAGAAAAATTTGTATCTTCCACTGGGGAGTTCAAGGTTGAGGCTTCTTTCGGAGACGGAGAAGCGGCCTATGAATATATTTCTCAGGGAAAGGGAGACCTTCTCATCCTGGATATGTATCTTCCAGGAATGAACGGTCTCACGCTACTTAAAAACTTGAGGGAAAATGAGATGTGGATAGAGACCATATTTGTCACCGCTGCAAGCAACCTAGAAGATATAGAAAAGGCATCTCAGCTAGGAGCCCTGGACTATCTTATAAAACCCTTTAATTTTGCAAGACTCAGAAGCTCATTTAAAAAATACCTGGATAAAAAAGAAACAACCTACGGAAAAGAGTCTCTTACACAGGAAGAGATAGATAAGATATTTCTGGGAGACAAGAAAAATGTGGTTACTTGTAAGGGGATACATGAAAGTACCCTCAATAAAATAATGTGTATCCTAGAAGAAGACAGATCTAAGGAGTGGTCTACCAAGGAGGTGGCCGAAAGGGTTGAGTCTAGTGTGGTAACTGTGAAAAAATATCTAGATTATCTTACAGAGACAGGAAAGGTAGAAAGCACTCTTCATTACAAGAGTGTGGGAAGGCCCCAGTACAAATATAAAATAACAATATAA
- a CDS encoding FAD-dependent oxidoreductase, giving the protein MEKIYDLIILGGGPAGLSAGLYAGRARLDTVIIEKGMAGGQAATTSDIDNYPGVRNAKGPELSEVMRNQAEDFGTEFIAGDISEVDFSGEIKVVKTSGGEYRGRSVIISTGARPKKLGFPGEKKYTGRGVAYCATCDGEFFTDLEVFVIGAGYAAAEEAIYLTRFAKKVTIIAREPDFTCARSIAERVFENEKIEVIFNTEIVEARGDEMVNYAKFRNNVTKETWEHESGENFGIFVFIGYEPITEKFKGHVKMDDVGYIPTDENMKTDIEGVYAGGDLRPKMLRQIVTAVADGAIAATAAERYVSEFKRRSGKSDAEKSHSKVQLEKNMVKNKKPKFLKEDIASQIRGVFGKMEREVILVTIVDESVKKSLELKEVLEEITELGDKLKLEVYKRGENPEVEEKINADKYPVVAFLDNEGRYRGVKFHGIPGGHELNSFVMAVHNLAGPGQVITPEILEKIKEIDKKVNIKVGVSLTCHHCPDAVIAAQRLAIENENIEAEMIDVLQFADIRSKYNIMSVPAIIINDSEISFGAKKIDEIIEIIKK; this is encoded by the coding sequence ATGGAAAAAATATACGATCTGATAATATTGGGTGGAGGACCTGCTGGTCTTTCGGCTGGATTATATGCAGGGAGGGCCAGACTGGATACAGTTATAATAGAGAAGGGGATGGCCGGCGGACAGGCTGCAACCACTTCTGACATTGATAATTATCCTGGCGTGAGAAATGCCAAAGGCCCTGAACTTTCTGAAGTAATGAGAAATCAGGCAGAGGACTTTGGCACGGAATTTATTGCTGGAGATATATCGGAAGTGGATTTTTCCGGGGAGATAAAAGTTGTGAAAACAAGCGGCGGAGAGTATAGGGGAAGGTCTGTGATAATATCCACAGGAGCCAGACCAAAAAAACTAGGCTTTCCAGGAGAAAAAAAATACACAGGAAGAGGAGTGGCCTACTGTGCCACATGTGACGGAGAATTTTTCACAGACTTAGAAGTATTTGTCATAGGGGCAGGTTATGCAGCTGCTGAGGAAGCGATATATCTCACTAGATTTGCAAAAAAAGTTACCATTATTGCCAGGGAGCCCGATTTTACATGTGCCAGGTCCATTGCTGAAAGGGTCTTTGAAAATGAAAAGATAGAGGTAATATTTAACACGGAAATAGTGGAAGCCCGTGGTGACGAGATGGTAAATTATGCTAAATTTAGAAATAATGTGACAAAAGAAACCTGGGAACATGAGTCTGGGGAAAATTTTGGAATATTTGTCTTTATAGGATACGAGCCCATTACAGAAAAATTTAAGGGACACGTAAAAATGGATGATGTGGGGTACATACCCACAGATGAAAATATGAAAACAGATATAGAGGGAGTATATGCAGGTGGAGACCTGAGACCAAAAATGCTGAGACAGATAGTGACGGCTGTGGCTGACGGGGCCATAGCAGCTACAGCTGCCGAAAGGTATGTGTCAGAATTTAAAAGAAGGTCTGGGAAATCAGATGCTGAAAAATCTCATTCAAAGGTTCAGCTGGAAAAAAATATGGTGAAAAATAAAAAACCGAAATTTTTGAAGGAGGATATAGCTTCTCAGATAAGGGGAGTATTTGGGAAGATGGAAAGAGAGGTCATCCTCGTAACAATTGTAGATGAAAGCGTGAAGAAATCCTTAGAACTAAAGGAGGTTCTCGAAGAAATAACTGAGCTCGGTGATAAACTGAAACTAGAAGTTTATAAAAGAGGAGAAAACCCTGAGGTAGAGGAAAAAATAAATGCAGATAAATATCCTGTGGTTGCCTTCTTAGATAATGAAGGGAGGTATAGGGGTGTTAAATTTCACGGAATACCTGGAGGACATGAACTCAACTCTTTTGTGATGGCTGTTCATAATTTAGCGGGTCCGGGACAGGTTATCACTCCAGAGATTCTGGAAAAGATAAAAGAGATAGATAAAAAGGTAAATATTAAGGTGGGAGTATCCCTTACCTGCCACCACTGCCCAGATGCAGTGATAGCCGCCCAGAGACTGGCCATTGAAAATGAAAATATAGAGGCTGAGATGATTGATGTTCTGCAATTTGCAGATATCAGATCAAAGTACAACATAATGAGTGTTCCGGCCATAATTATAAATGACAGTGAAATATCTTTCGGAGCTAAAAAAATAGATGAAATAATAGAAATTATTAAGAAATAA
- the aroF gene encoding 3-deoxy-7-phosphoheptulonate synthase yields MVIKMRKDSGEKEILHLMEFLQKKGLEVKDASSSEFKVVGVVGDTSVIDVKDIEALSGVDTVTRIQDPFKKANRLMKNEDTVIDVSGVKIGGGTFTVMAGPCSVETREQILEVANSVQKSGAQILRGGAFKPRTSPYAFQGLEMEGLELLKEARKETGLPIVTEIMSPSHVAKFAEEVDIIQVGARNMQNFDLLKELGKINTPILLKRGMSATIEEWLMSAEYIMAGGNENVILCERGIRTFEKYTRNTLDLSAVLAVKKLSHLPVIVDPSHATGKRWMVKDLALAAAAVGADGLMIEVHNDPENALCDGAQSLEPKAFDDLMKSVNRLVTALRSTGE; encoded by the coding sequence ATGGTAATCAAAATGAGAAAAGATTCGGGAGAAAAGGAGATATTACATTTAATGGAGTTCTTACAAAAAAAAGGTTTAGAGGTGAAGGATGCTTCTAGCTCAGAATTTAAAGTGGTAGGAGTGGTAGGGGACACTTCTGTAATAGATGTAAAAGATATAGAGGCTCTAAGTGGAGTGGACACGGTAACAAGAATCCAGGATCCTTTCAAAAAAGCCAATAGATTGATGAAAAACGAAGATACAGTAATCGATGTGTCTGGAGTAAAGATAGGTGGAGGAACATTTACAGTAATGGCAGGACCTTGTTCTGTAGAAACTAGAGAACAGATTTTAGAGGTAGCCAACTCGGTACAAAAATCAGGAGCACAAATTTTAAGAGGTGGTGCATTCAAGCCTAGAACATCACCATATGCTTTCCAAGGCCTTGAAATGGAAGGTCTAGAACTTCTAAAAGAGGCCAGAAAAGAAACTGGTCTTCCAATAGTTACAGAGATAATGTCTCCTTCCCATGTTGCAAAATTTGCAGAAGAGGTAGATATAATCCAGGTAGGGGCAAGAAACATGCAGAATTTTGATCTTCTTAAGGAGCTAGGAAAGATAAATACCCCTATACTTTTAAAGAGAGGTATGTCTGCAACTATCGAGGAATGGTTAATGTCAGCTGAATACATAATGGCCGGAGGAAATGAAAATGTCATTCTGTGTGAAAGAGGGATAAGAACTTTTGAAAAATACACTAGAAACACCCTTGATCTAAGTGCAGTGCTGGCCGTAAAAAAACTGAGCCACCTTCCTGTAATAGTGGATCCAAGCCACGCTACTGGAAAAAGATGGATGGTAAAAGACCTTGCCCTTGCAGCAGCCGCTGTAGGAGCAGACGGACTTATGATAGAGGTTCACAATGATCCTGAAAACGCCCTTTGTGACGGAGCCCAGTCTCTAGAGCCAAAAGCATTTGATGACTTGATGAAATCTGTGAATAGACTAGTTACAGCACTGAGAAGCACAGGGGAATAA